From a region of the Paenibacillus sp. R14(2021) genome:
- a CDS encoding purine-nucleoside phosphorylase has translation MNLQATHVREAADYIGSKISVKPEVGLIMGSGLGILGDYIEEAVVIPYSDIPHFPISTVEGHAGELMIGMLSGRPVVLMRGRFHMYEGYGPDLTAFPVRVMKAIGVSKLVVTNAAGGVNTNFSPGDLMVISDHINFQGKNPLVGPNDNELGVRFPDMSQPYSKRLRELASNTAMEQGFTLQEGVYIAVLGPSYETPAEIRMMRVMGADAVGMSTVAEVIAANHAGIEVLGISCISNMASGILNQPLSHDEVMETTERVKSRFLGLITGLVPSL, from the coding sequence ATGAACTTACAAGCAACACATGTCCGCGAAGCGGCGGATTACATCGGAAGCAAAATTTCCGTTAAGCCGGAGGTCGGCCTTATTATGGGATCGGGCCTTGGCATTCTTGGTGATTATATCGAAGAGGCAGTCGTGATTCCCTATTCGGATATCCCCCACTTTCCGATTTCGACTGTTGAAGGACATGCCGGCGAATTGATGATCGGCATGTTGTCGGGCCGGCCCGTCGTCCTTATGCGCGGCCGTTTTCATATGTACGAAGGCTATGGCCCGGATCTGACGGCGTTCCCGGTCCGCGTCATGAAGGCAATCGGCGTGTCCAAGCTCGTTGTTACGAATGCAGCGGGCGGCGTCAACACGAATTTCTCCCCTGGGGATCTCATGGTAATCAGCGATCATATCAACTTCCAAGGAAAGAATCCGCTCGTCGGTCCGAATGACAACGAGCTAGGCGTGCGTTTTCCCGACATGTCTCAGCCGTATAGCAAGCGTCTGCGTGAGCTGGCGTCCAATACGGCCATGGAGCAGGGTTTCACACTGCAGGAGGGCGTCTATATTGCCGTTCTCGGTCCATCCTACGAAACGCCAGCGGAAATTCGCATGATGCGCGTCATGGGTGCGGATGCTGTCGGCATGTCCACGGTTGCAGAGGTCATTGCGGCGAATCATGCCGGCATCGAGGTTCTCGGCATTTCTTGCATCAGCAACATGGCTTCCGGCATTCTCAACCAGCCTCTGTCGCATGATGAAGTGATGGAAACGACGGAACGCGTCAAATCGCGCTTCCTTGGCTTGATCACCGGCCTAGTTCCTTCACTATAG
- a CDS encoding aspartyl-phosphate phosphatase Spo0E family protein: protein MDKQSYHQLERLRGQLVSAAMGNGSSFLNRDVLLLSQTLDQLIVKAQREKRKPRSAQG from the coding sequence ATGGACAAGCAAAGCTATCATCAGCTCGAGCGGCTTCGCGGGCAACTGGTTTCCGCCGCAATGGGTAACGGATCGTCGTTTCTGAACCGAGATGTTCTGCTGCTCAGTCAGACATTGGATCAATTGATCGTCAAAGCGCAGCGCGAGAAGCGCAAACCAAGATCAGCCCAAGGATGA
- a CDS encoding pyrimidine-nucleoside phosphorylase: MRAVDIIQKKRNGGTLTSEELTFLIKGYSQGDIPDYQLSAWAMAVFFRGMNAEETAALTRAMAESGDQVDLSPINGIKVDKHSTGGVGDKTSLIIGPLVASCGVPVAKMSGRGLGHTGGTIDKMESMQGFRTELTREAFIEQVNAIGVAIIGQSGNMAPADKKLYALRDVTATVESIPLIASSVMSKKIAAGADAIVLDVKTGSGAFMKTLEDSEKLAMAMVEIGTQVGRQTAALISDMDQPLGLAIGNALEVQEAIDTLHGRGPEDLTELCIALASHMVVLGGQAGDLAEADKKLREQLSSGAALAKFKQFVAAQGGNPAVADDPSLLPQAAYTVEVPAARSGYVHAIQAEELGLAAMLLGAGRETKDSVIDHAVGITLKRKIGEAVHEGETLALLHVRNIDAGSEAVLKRVQDAYKINAQPKSPSPLLLSVVTEQGIQRI; the protein is encoded by the coding sequence TTGCGAGCTGTTGATATCATTCAAAAGAAACGAAATGGCGGGACTCTAACGAGCGAAGAGCTGACATTTCTTATAAAAGGCTATAGCCAAGGCGACATCCCAGACTATCAATTATCAGCCTGGGCGATGGCTGTTTTTTTTCGCGGCATGAATGCCGAAGAAACCGCAGCGCTTACAAGAGCCATGGCGGAATCCGGCGATCAAGTCGATTTGTCGCCGATTAACGGCATCAAGGTGGACAAGCACAGCACCGGGGGCGTGGGCGATAAGACGAGTCTTATCATAGGACCGCTTGTGGCTTCATGCGGCGTGCCGGTTGCCAAAATGTCCGGAAGAGGCCTTGGCCACACGGGCGGCACGATCGACAAAATGGAATCCATGCAAGGATTTCGGACGGAGCTGACGCGCGAAGCTTTTATCGAACAGGTAAACGCGATTGGCGTCGCCATTATTGGTCAAAGCGGCAATATGGCGCCGGCGGATAAGAAGCTGTACGCGCTTAGAGATGTCACGGCAACCGTGGAGTCCATTCCGCTCATTGCAAGCTCTGTAATGAGCAAGAAAATCGCGGCAGGCGCGGATGCGATCGTGCTGGACGTGAAGACCGGCAGCGGCGCCTTCATGAAGACGCTGGAAGATTCGGAGAAGCTGGCGATGGCCATGGTGGAGATCGGTACGCAGGTCGGCAGGCAGACTGCCGCGCTGATCAGCGACATGGATCAACCGCTCGGCTTAGCCATCGGCAATGCGCTTGAAGTGCAGGAAGCCATCGACACGCTGCATGGCCGCGGTCCAGAGGATCTAACGGAGCTGTGCATCGCGCTTGCATCGCATATGGTCGTACTTGGTGGACAAGCCGGAGATTTGGCAGAAGCGGATAAGAAGCTGCGGGAGCAGCTGTCTTCCGGCGCGGCGCTGGCCAAATTCAAGCAGTTCGTCGCTGCACAAGGCGGCAATCCAGCCGTTGCAGACGACCCGTCGCTACTGCCGCAAGCGGCATACACGGTTGAAGTGCCTGCGGCTAGGAGCGGCTATGTGCACGCAATCCAAGCGGAGGAGCTCGGACTCGCGGCCATGCTTCTTGGCGCGGGCAGAGAGACGAAGGATTCCGTAATCGATCATGCGGTCGGCATTACGTTGAAGCGAAAAATCGGCGAAGCCGTTCATGAGGGCGAAACGCTCGCACTGCTTCATGTTCGCAATATCGATGCAGGCTCGGAAGCGGTGCTGAAGCGCGTCCAGGACGCGTACAAGATCAACGCGCAGCCGAAGTCTCCATCCCCGCTGCTGCTCTCTGTCGTGACAGAGCAGGGCATTCAGCGCATATAG